ATTCCCGCCATGGAGAAAGCCCAGTTGACAAAAACACATGCGCGCGTGGGGCGAAACCAGGCTCCTCCCCGCCCACCTTTccaccacgtcatcgatccgtgccGAGACGCATCTGGGTCGTCCATCGCGCACAGCGGCGAACGGCTGAGATCAAACCCAATCACTTGACGCCCACCGATCCGTGGCACGCACCGCTCCACCAATCAGAGCCCACCTTCCTCCTCCTATAAATCCTCCGCGCCCTCGCCGCCGATTCCTCACCAGCCCTCCCACCTTCCCAGCCAAAACATCACCGCACATCTCCCCGGCGAAGCAGCAGCAACCAGCGGCATCCATGGCCCCCAAGGCGGAGAAGAAGCCGGTGGCGGAGAAGGCCGAGAAgacgacggcggcgaagaagaccaaggccgaGAAGCGGCCGCCGGCGTCCAAGGAGGGCggcgagaagaaggggaagaagaaggccaagaagagcgtggagacgtacaagatctacatcttcaaggtgctgaagcaggtgcacCCGGACATCGGCATCTCCTCCAAGGCCATGTCcatcatgaactccttcatcaacgACATCTTCGAGAAGCTGGCCGGCGAGTCGGCCAAGCTCGCCCGCTACAACAAGAAGCCCACCATCACGTCCAGGGAAATCCAGACCTCTGTCCGCCTCGTCCTCCCCGGCGAGCTCGCCAAGCACGCCGTCTCCGAGGGAACCAAGGCCGTCACTAAGTTCACCTCCGCTTAGATAGTCTGCTCATGTCTTCTTGGTCGATCGATGGTAACTGTTTCATTATCTTGTGAAATAGTGATGGTGCTTCTTTGATCTGTCTCGTGGCTCTGTACCATTTTCAGTTCTAGTCCCTGTTGCTTCATTTGACAGAGTTCTTGCTATGACCCTGTTTGTGTGAGTTTATCTTGGAGAGATGTTTCTGATTGCAAATTTTGCTCCGAATTGTAGTAAATATTTGCATACAATGACACTCAACTTGCAGAGACGTTTCTCTGTTCCGTTTATGAAATTCAGTTTTCAACTGTCTGTTTATGAGTCTTGTGGCCGCGAGGCGGGGAGGCTGACTAAATTAACACGTCCCCGAGGGCACCAAGGCCGTCACCAAGTTCACCTCCGCTTAGATGGCCTGTTCCCTATCGTCCTGGTGGATCGTTGTTGCTCTGTAGGTAGCTGTTGGTACCATGTCATCTTGTACCTTGTGTGGGAACACACAACACACTGTTTCATGGTCTGGAGAGACAGTAAATGTGTTGATTTATTCAGTCTCATGATTCAGCACCCTGTTTCAGTCAACTGACGAGTGTCGATTTCTTCAGACATAAATCTAGGTTCACCTCCTCCTAATTAGGCTATGCTGTGCCCTGTCTTCTCAGAATGTAGTTAGATGTTCAGAATGCAATCATGACATGAGTGATTTGGCAGATTTGGATTCCTTTCCTATATATCCACTTGTTGGTACTTCATCATCCTGTAATTTGTggggagaaaatgtttgaggatctGGAGGAAATAGTAACGGTGTTGCTTTGATCTGTTTCATGCCTTTCTTATCATGCTCAATCTTTACCTCTgattatctctgttgatttcagtaAATCATCAGGAGGGAACAAGCGATTCTTTAGTAAAAGTGCATACCACTGTAGCTACTGTGGTGACAATCTGTGCCATAGTTCATATGTTCAGGAAATCCACGACGAACAGTTCAATTGTCCACACGAATCAGGAGGGAAAAAGGTCGTTTCAATCGGGCCTTAGCTACATTCCCGGTATCATTTTGCTGTTGTTGCAGCACAAagtg
This portion of the Triticum dicoccoides isolate Atlit2015 ecotype Zavitan chromosome 7A, WEW_v2.0, whole genome shotgun sequence genome encodes:
- the LOC119330296 gene encoding histone H2B.3-like, which encodes MAPKAEKKPVAEKAEKTTAAKKTKAEKRPPASKEGGEKKGKKKAKKSVETYKIYIFKVLKQVHPDIGISSKAMSIMNSFINDIFEKLAGESAKLARYNKKPTITSREIQTSVRLVLPGELAKHAVSEGTKAVTKFTSA